A region of Lepeophtheirus salmonis chromosome 13, UVic_Lsal_1.4, whole genome shotgun sequence DNA encodes the following proteins:
- the LOC121127757 gene encoding ELAV-like protein 3 isoform X2, translating to MMQNGMEVLTQPILQGGGVGVVVSSQQQAAQAQQQQAVTQQQQPPPPNSVVNHITNSNSVNNNNTNNANIVNNNISPGEDEDPKTNLIVNYLPQNMTQEEIRSLFSSIGEVESCKLIRDKITGSQSLGYGFVNYHSSDDARKAIQTLNGLRLQNKTIKVSYARPSSEAIKGANLYVSGLPKHMAQPDLERLFSNSGSIITSRILSDNITGVGFIRFDQRIEAERAIQKLNGTIPEGATEPITVKFANNPSSSSKAIPPLAAYLAPQAARRAFGGALHPAGRFSPYGLPTGLPLDLNIKDGTGKAVLASSAKGVGASRYSPLAGELLTGNPIMPNNNTMNGSGWCIFVYNLAPETEENVLWQLFGPFGAVQNVKVIRDLQTNKCKGFGFVTMTNYDECLVAIQSLNGYTLGNRVLQVSFKTNSRKM from the exons ATGATGCAAAACGGTATGGAAGTACTGACCCAGCCGATATTGCAAGGTGGAGGTGTTGGGGTTGTTGTGAGCTCTCAACAGCAGGCCGCACAAGCCCAACAGCAACAAGCAGTGACTCAACAACAGCAACCCCCCCCACCCAACAGCGTTGTAAACcatattaccaattccaatAGCGTCAATAATAACAATACGAATAAtgcaaatattgtaaataacaaCATTAGTCCTGGAGAGGATGAGGATCCCAAAACAAATCTGATTGTAAATTATCTGCCTCAAAACATGACGCAGGAAGAGATACGATCTCTTTTCTCATCCATTGGTGAGGTTGAGTCCTGCAAGCTGATACGTGATAAAATCACAGGTA gTCAAAGTTTGGGTTACGGTTTTGTTAATTACCATTCTAGTGATGACGCAAGAAAAGCTATTCAAACCCTTAATGGGTTGAGATTACAGAACAAAACCATTAAG GTTTCTTACGCAAGACCAAGCAGTGAAGCCATAAAGGGAGCAAATCTCTACGTCTCTGGTCTTCCAAAGCACATGGCTCAACCCGATCTCGAGAGACTATTCTCTAATTCAGGATCCATCATTACATCCAGAATACTGAGTGATAATATCACAG GGGTTGGATTTATTCGATTTGATCAACGCATTGAGGCAGAGCGAGCCATACAAAAACTCAACGGAACCATTCCGGAGGGAGCCACGGAACCCATCACAGTCAAATTTGCTAATAATCCAAGTAGTAGTTCAAAAGCTATACCGCCTTTAGCTGCCTACTTAGCTCCACAAGCAGCACGAAGAGCCTTTGGTGGAGCCCTGCATCCTGCTGGACGATTTAG CCCATATGGTCTTCCTACAGGCTTACCATTGGATTTAAACATCAAAGATGG tactGGCAAAGCTGTGTTGGCTTCTTCAGCAAAGGGAGTTGGGGCATCAAG ATATTCCCCTCTGGCTGGAGAGCTCCTCACCGGCAACCCCATCATGCCCAACAACAACACAATGAACGGCTCTGGCTGGTGTATTTTTGTCTACAACCTAGCACCTGAAACAGAGGAAAATGTTCTATGGCAGCTATTTGGACCCTTTGGAGCAGTACAAAACGTCAAAGTTATTCGGGATTTACAGACAAACAAATGCAAGGGCTTTGGTTTTGTTACCATGACAAACTACGACGAGTGCTTGGTTGCCATTCAATCCCTTAATGGCTATACGCTAGGGAATCGGGTTCTTCAAGTATCATTCAAAACAAATAGTCGAAAAATGTAA
- the LOC121127757 gene encoding ELAV-like protein 3 isoform X6: MMQNGMEVLTQPILQGGGVGVVVSSQQQAAQAQQQQAVTQQQQPPPPNSVVNHITNSNSVNNNNTNNANIVNNNISPGEDEDPKTNLIVNYLPQNMTQEEIRSLFSSIGEVESCKLIRDKITGSQSLGYGFVNYHSSDDARKAIQTLNGLRLQNKTIKVSYARPSSEAIKGANLYVSGLPKHMAQPDLERLFSNSGSIITSRILSDNITGVGFIRFDQRIEAERAIQKLNGTIPEGATEPITVKFANNPSSSSKAIPPLAAYLAPQAARRAFGGALHPAGRFSPYGLPTGLPLDLNIKDGYSPLAGELLTGNPIMPNNNTMNGSGWCIFVYNLAPETEENVLWQLFGPFGAVQNVKVIRDLQTNKCKGFGFVTMTNYDECLVAIQSLNGYTLGNRVLQVSFKTNSRKM, translated from the exons ATGATGCAAAACGGTATGGAAGTACTGACCCAGCCGATATTGCAAGGTGGAGGTGTTGGGGTTGTTGTGAGCTCTCAACAGCAGGCCGCACAAGCCCAACAGCAACAAGCAGTGACTCAACAACAGCAACCCCCCCCACCCAACAGCGTTGTAAACcatattaccaattccaatAGCGTCAATAATAACAATACGAATAAtgcaaatattgtaaataacaaCATTAGTCCTGGAGAGGATGAGGATCCCAAAACAAATCTGATTGTAAATTATCTGCCTCAAAACATGACGCAGGAAGAGATACGATCTCTTTTCTCATCCATTGGTGAGGTTGAGTCCTGCAAGCTGATACGTGATAAAATCACAGGTA gTCAAAGTTTGGGTTACGGTTTTGTTAATTACCATTCTAGTGATGACGCAAGAAAAGCTATTCAAACCCTTAATGGGTTGAGATTACAGAACAAAACCATTAAG GTTTCTTACGCAAGACCAAGCAGTGAAGCCATAAAGGGAGCAAATCTCTACGTCTCTGGTCTTCCAAAGCACATGGCTCAACCCGATCTCGAGAGACTATTCTCTAATTCAGGATCCATCATTACATCCAGAATACTGAGTGATAATATCACAG GGGTTGGATTTATTCGATTTGATCAACGCATTGAGGCAGAGCGAGCCATACAAAAACTCAACGGAACCATTCCGGAGGGAGCCACGGAACCCATCACAGTCAAATTTGCTAATAATCCAAGTAGTAGTTCAAAAGCTATACCGCCTTTAGCTGCCTACTTAGCTCCACAAGCAGCACGAAGAGCCTTTGGTGGAGCCCTGCATCCTGCTGGACGATTTAG CCCATATGGTCTTCCTACAGGCTTACCATTGGATTTAAACATCAAAGATGG ATATTCCCCTCTGGCTGGAGAGCTCCTCACCGGCAACCCCATCATGCCCAACAACAACACAATGAACGGCTCTGGCTGGTGTATTTTTGTCTACAACCTAGCACCTGAAACAGAGGAAAATGTTCTATGGCAGCTATTTGGACCCTTTGGAGCAGTACAAAACGTCAAAGTTATTCGGGATTTACAGACAAACAAATGCAAGGGCTTTGGTTTTGTTACCATGACAAACTACGACGAGTGCTTGGTTGCCATTCAATCCCTTAATGGCTATACGCTAGGGAATCGGGTTCTTCAAGTATCATTCAAAACAAATAGTCGAAAAATGTAA
- the LOC121127757 gene encoding ELAV-like protein 3 isoform X3, whose amino-acid sequence MMQNGMEVLTQPILQGGGVGVVVSSQQQAAQAQQQQAVTQQQQPPPPNSVVNHITNSNSVNNNNTNNANIVNNNISPGEDEDPKTNLIVNYLPQNMTQEEIRSLFSSIGEVESCKLIRDKITGSQSLGYGFVNYHSSDDARKAIQTLNGLRLQNKTIKVSYARPSSEAIKGANLYVSGLPKHMAQPDLERLFSNSGSIITSRILSDNITGLSKGVGFIRFDQRIEAERAIQKLNGTIPEGATEPITVKFANNPSSSSKAIPPLAAYLAPQAARRAFGGALHPAGRFSPYGLPTGLPLDLNIKDGYSPLAGELLTGNPIMPNNNTMNGSGWCIFVYNLAPETEENVLWQLFGPFGAVQNVKVIRDLQTNKCKGFGFVTMTNYDECLVAIQSLNGYTLGNRVLQVSFKTNSRKM is encoded by the exons ATGATGCAAAACGGTATGGAAGTACTGACCCAGCCGATATTGCAAGGTGGAGGTGTTGGGGTTGTTGTGAGCTCTCAACAGCAGGCCGCACAAGCCCAACAGCAACAAGCAGTGACTCAACAACAGCAACCCCCCCCACCCAACAGCGTTGTAAACcatattaccaattccaatAGCGTCAATAATAACAATACGAATAAtgcaaatattgtaaataacaaCATTAGTCCTGGAGAGGATGAGGATCCCAAAACAAATCTGATTGTAAATTATCTGCCTCAAAACATGACGCAGGAAGAGATACGATCTCTTTTCTCATCCATTGGTGAGGTTGAGTCCTGCAAGCTGATACGTGATAAAATCACAGGTA gTCAAAGTTTGGGTTACGGTTTTGTTAATTACCATTCTAGTGATGACGCAAGAAAAGCTATTCAAACCCTTAATGGGTTGAGATTACAGAACAAAACCATTAAG GTTTCTTACGCAAGACCAAGCAGTGAAGCCATAAAGGGAGCAAATCTCTACGTCTCTGGTCTTCCAAAGCACATGGCTCAACCCGATCTCGAGAGACTATTCTCTAATTCAGGATCCATCATTACATCCAGAATACTGAGTGATAATATCACAG GTCTCTCTAAAGGGGTTGGATTTATTCGATTTGATCAACGCATTGAGGCAGAGCGAGCCATACAAAAACTCAACGGAACCATTCCGGAGGGAGCCACGGAACCCATCACAGTCAAATTTGCTAATAATCCAAGTAGTAGTTCAAAAGCTATACCGCCTTTAGCTGCCTACTTAGCTCCACAAGCAGCACGAAGAGCCTTTGGTGGAGCCCTGCATCCTGCTGGACGATTTAG CCCATATGGTCTTCCTACAGGCTTACCATTGGATTTAAACATCAAAGATGG ATATTCCCCTCTGGCTGGAGAGCTCCTCACCGGCAACCCCATCATGCCCAACAACAACACAATGAACGGCTCTGGCTGGTGTATTTTTGTCTACAACCTAGCACCTGAAACAGAGGAAAATGTTCTATGGCAGCTATTTGGACCCTTTGGAGCAGTACAAAACGTCAAAGTTATTCGGGATTTACAGACAAACAAATGCAAGGGCTTTGGTTTTGTTACCATGACAAACTACGACGAGTGCTTGGTTGCCATTCAATCCCTTAATGGCTATACGCTAGGGAATCGGGTTCTTCAAGTATCATTCAAAACAAATAGTCGAAAAATGTAA
- the LOC121127757 gene encoding ELAV-like protein 3 isoform X1 — MMQNGMEVLTQPILQGGGVGVVVSSQQQAAQAQQQQAVTQQQQPPPPNSVVNHITNSNSVNNNNTNNANIVNNNISPGEDEDPKTNLIVNYLPQNMTQEEIRSLFSSIGEVESCKLIRDKITGSQSLGYGFVNYHSSDDARKAIQTLNGLRLQNKTIKVSYARPSSEAIKGANLYVSGLPKHMAQPDLERLFSNSGSIITSRILSDNITGLSKGVGFIRFDQRIEAERAIQKLNGTIPEGATEPITVKFANNPSSSSKAIPPLAAYLAPQAARRAFGGALHPAGRFSPYGLPTGLPLDLNIKDGTGKAVLASSAKGVGASRYSPLAGELLTGNPIMPNNNTMNGSGWCIFVYNLAPETEENVLWQLFGPFGAVQNVKVIRDLQTNKCKGFGFVTMTNYDECLVAIQSLNGYTLGNRVLQVSFKTNSRKM; from the exons ATGATGCAAAACGGTATGGAAGTACTGACCCAGCCGATATTGCAAGGTGGAGGTGTTGGGGTTGTTGTGAGCTCTCAACAGCAGGCCGCACAAGCCCAACAGCAACAAGCAGTGACTCAACAACAGCAACCCCCCCCACCCAACAGCGTTGTAAACcatattaccaattccaatAGCGTCAATAATAACAATACGAATAAtgcaaatattgtaaataacaaCATTAGTCCTGGAGAGGATGAGGATCCCAAAACAAATCTGATTGTAAATTATCTGCCTCAAAACATGACGCAGGAAGAGATACGATCTCTTTTCTCATCCATTGGTGAGGTTGAGTCCTGCAAGCTGATACGTGATAAAATCACAGGTA gTCAAAGTTTGGGTTACGGTTTTGTTAATTACCATTCTAGTGATGACGCAAGAAAAGCTATTCAAACCCTTAATGGGTTGAGATTACAGAACAAAACCATTAAG GTTTCTTACGCAAGACCAAGCAGTGAAGCCATAAAGGGAGCAAATCTCTACGTCTCTGGTCTTCCAAAGCACATGGCTCAACCCGATCTCGAGAGACTATTCTCTAATTCAGGATCCATCATTACATCCAGAATACTGAGTGATAATATCACAG GTCTCTCTAAAGGGGTTGGATTTATTCGATTTGATCAACGCATTGAGGCAGAGCGAGCCATACAAAAACTCAACGGAACCATTCCGGAGGGAGCCACGGAACCCATCACAGTCAAATTTGCTAATAATCCAAGTAGTAGTTCAAAAGCTATACCGCCTTTAGCTGCCTACTTAGCTCCACAAGCAGCACGAAGAGCCTTTGGTGGAGCCCTGCATCCTGCTGGACGATTTAG CCCATATGGTCTTCCTACAGGCTTACCATTGGATTTAAACATCAAAGATGG tactGGCAAAGCTGTGTTGGCTTCTTCAGCAAAGGGAGTTGGGGCATCAAG ATATTCCCCTCTGGCTGGAGAGCTCCTCACCGGCAACCCCATCATGCCCAACAACAACACAATGAACGGCTCTGGCTGGTGTATTTTTGTCTACAACCTAGCACCTGAAACAGAGGAAAATGTTCTATGGCAGCTATTTGGACCCTTTGGAGCAGTACAAAACGTCAAAGTTATTCGGGATTTACAGACAAACAAATGCAAGGGCTTTGGTTTTGTTACCATGACAAACTACGACGAGTGCTTGGTTGCCATTCAATCCCTTAATGGCTATACGCTAGGGAATCGGGTTCTTCAAGTATCATTCAAAACAAATAGTCGAAAAATGTAA
- the LOC121127757 gene encoding ELAV-like protein 3 isoform X5: protein MMQNGMEVLTQPILQGGGVGVVVSSQQQAAQAQQQQAVTQQQQPPPPNSVVNHITNSNSVNNNNTNNANIVNNNISPGEDEDPKTNLIVNYLPQNMTQEEIRSLFSSIGEVESCKLIRDKITGSQSLGYGFVNYHSSDDARKAIQTLNGLRLQNKTIKVSYARPSSEAIKGANLYVSGLPKHMAQPDLERLFSNSGSIITSRILSDNITGVGFIRFDQRIEAERAIQKLNGTIPEGATEPITVKFANNPSSSSKAIPPLAAYLAPQAARRAFGGALHPAGRFSTGKAVLASSAKGVGASRYSPLAGELLTGNPIMPNNNTMNGSGWCIFVYNLAPETEENVLWQLFGPFGAVQNVKVIRDLQTNKCKGFGFVTMTNYDECLVAIQSLNGYTLGNRVLQVSFKTNSRKM from the exons ATGATGCAAAACGGTATGGAAGTACTGACCCAGCCGATATTGCAAGGTGGAGGTGTTGGGGTTGTTGTGAGCTCTCAACAGCAGGCCGCACAAGCCCAACAGCAACAAGCAGTGACTCAACAACAGCAACCCCCCCCACCCAACAGCGTTGTAAACcatattaccaattccaatAGCGTCAATAATAACAATACGAATAAtgcaaatattgtaaataacaaCATTAGTCCTGGAGAGGATGAGGATCCCAAAACAAATCTGATTGTAAATTATCTGCCTCAAAACATGACGCAGGAAGAGATACGATCTCTTTTCTCATCCATTGGTGAGGTTGAGTCCTGCAAGCTGATACGTGATAAAATCACAGGTA gTCAAAGTTTGGGTTACGGTTTTGTTAATTACCATTCTAGTGATGACGCAAGAAAAGCTATTCAAACCCTTAATGGGTTGAGATTACAGAACAAAACCATTAAG GTTTCTTACGCAAGACCAAGCAGTGAAGCCATAAAGGGAGCAAATCTCTACGTCTCTGGTCTTCCAAAGCACATGGCTCAACCCGATCTCGAGAGACTATTCTCTAATTCAGGATCCATCATTACATCCAGAATACTGAGTGATAATATCACAG GGGTTGGATTTATTCGATTTGATCAACGCATTGAGGCAGAGCGAGCCATACAAAAACTCAACGGAACCATTCCGGAGGGAGCCACGGAACCCATCACAGTCAAATTTGCTAATAATCCAAGTAGTAGTTCAAAAGCTATACCGCCTTTAGCTGCCTACTTAGCTCCACAAGCAGCACGAAGAGCCTTTGGTGGAGCCCTGCATCCTGCTGGACGATTTAG tactGGCAAAGCTGTGTTGGCTTCTTCAGCAAAGGGAGTTGGGGCATCAAG ATATTCCCCTCTGGCTGGAGAGCTCCTCACCGGCAACCCCATCATGCCCAACAACAACACAATGAACGGCTCTGGCTGGTGTATTTTTGTCTACAACCTAGCACCTGAAACAGAGGAAAATGTTCTATGGCAGCTATTTGGACCCTTTGGAGCAGTACAAAACGTCAAAGTTATTCGGGATTTACAGACAAACAAATGCAAGGGCTTTGGTTTTGTTACCATGACAAACTACGACGAGTGCTTGGTTGCCATTCAATCCCTTAATGGCTATACGCTAGGGAATCGGGTTCTTCAAGTATCATTCAAAACAAATAGTCGAAAAATGTAA
- the LOC121127757 gene encoding ELAV-like protein 2 isoform X4, with product MMQNGMEVLTQPILQGGGVGVVVSSQQQAAQAQQQQAVTQQQQPPPPNSVVNHITNSNSVNNNNTNNANIVNNNISPGEDEDPKTNLIVNYLPQNMTQEEIRSLFSSIGEVESCKLIRDKITGSQSLGYGFVNYHSSDDARKAIQTLNGLRLQNKTIKVSYARPSSEAIKGANLYVSGLPKHMAQPDLERLFSNSGSIITSRILSDNITGLSKGVGFIRFDQRIEAERAIQKLNGTIPEGATEPITVKFANNPSSSSKAIPPLAAYLAPQAARRAFGGALHPAGRFSTGKAVLASSAKGVGASRYSPLAGELLTGNPIMPNNNTMNGSGWCIFVYNLAPETEENVLWQLFGPFGAVQNVKVIRDLQTNKCKGFGFVTMTNYDECLVAIQSLNGYTLGNRVLQVSFKTNSRKM from the exons ATGATGCAAAACGGTATGGAAGTACTGACCCAGCCGATATTGCAAGGTGGAGGTGTTGGGGTTGTTGTGAGCTCTCAACAGCAGGCCGCACAAGCCCAACAGCAACAAGCAGTGACTCAACAACAGCAACCCCCCCCACCCAACAGCGTTGTAAACcatattaccaattccaatAGCGTCAATAATAACAATACGAATAAtgcaaatattgtaaataacaaCATTAGTCCTGGAGAGGATGAGGATCCCAAAACAAATCTGATTGTAAATTATCTGCCTCAAAACATGACGCAGGAAGAGATACGATCTCTTTTCTCATCCATTGGTGAGGTTGAGTCCTGCAAGCTGATACGTGATAAAATCACAGGTA gTCAAAGTTTGGGTTACGGTTTTGTTAATTACCATTCTAGTGATGACGCAAGAAAAGCTATTCAAACCCTTAATGGGTTGAGATTACAGAACAAAACCATTAAG GTTTCTTACGCAAGACCAAGCAGTGAAGCCATAAAGGGAGCAAATCTCTACGTCTCTGGTCTTCCAAAGCACATGGCTCAACCCGATCTCGAGAGACTATTCTCTAATTCAGGATCCATCATTACATCCAGAATACTGAGTGATAATATCACAG GTCTCTCTAAAGGGGTTGGATTTATTCGATTTGATCAACGCATTGAGGCAGAGCGAGCCATACAAAAACTCAACGGAACCATTCCGGAGGGAGCCACGGAACCCATCACAGTCAAATTTGCTAATAATCCAAGTAGTAGTTCAAAAGCTATACCGCCTTTAGCTGCCTACTTAGCTCCACAAGCAGCACGAAGAGCCTTTGGTGGAGCCCTGCATCCTGCTGGACGATTTAG tactGGCAAAGCTGTGTTGGCTTCTTCAGCAAAGGGAGTTGGGGCATCAAG ATATTCCCCTCTGGCTGGAGAGCTCCTCACCGGCAACCCCATCATGCCCAACAACAACACAATGAACGGCTCTGGCTGGTGTATTTTTGTCTACAACCTAGCACCTGAAACAGAGGAAAATGTTCTATGGCAGCTATTTGGACCCTTTGGAGCAGTACAAAACGTCAAAGTTATTCGGGATTTACAGACAAACAAATGCAAGGGCTTTGGTTTTGTTACCATGACAAACTACGACGAGTGCTTGGTTGCCATTCAATCCCTTAATGGCTATACGCTAGGGAATCGGGTTCTTCAAGTATCATTCAAAACAAATAGTCGAAAAATGTAA